A DNA window from Carnobacterium funditum DSM 5970 contains the following coding sequences:
- the zwf gene encoding glucose-6-phosphate dehydrogenase has translation MSKEKNGLFTIFGGTGDLAKRKLYPSLYRLYKKGYLKEKFAVIGTARREWTDDFYREVVVESIQNITESHEHAIEFASHFYYQSHNVTDIEHYDTLKKLSEKLDKQYQLEGNRLFYLAMSPNFFGVISQNLKDRDLITTTGFNRLIIEKPFGQDFESALVLNNQIRASFEENQIYRIDHYLGKEMVQNISAIRFGNYMIESMWNSRYIDNIQITLGESLGVEERGGYYDTSGALRDMLQNHILQIISLLAMEPPTRLKDKEIRTEKIKALKAVRLLEPDEVSDYMIRGQYGPSHNDISKNLNGYREEMNVALDSQTETFVAGKIMIDNFRWTGVPFYFRTGKRLTKKGTQIDIEFKNVPLNLFDNNDEPLPANVLTIYIQPTEGFSLELNTKKIGLGLATETLQLEHKYSAETTANSLEAYEKLILDCLNGDSTNFTHWDEVATSWKFVDIIRNQWDKEKVDFPNYASGSMGPIDSEQLLIKDGFKWHWCPNKK, from the coding sequence AAGGATACCTTAAAGAAAAGTTTGCAGTCATTGGTACTGCTAGAAGAGAATGGACTGATGATTTTTATCGTGAAGTCGTTGTTGAGTCAATCCAAAATATAACTGAATCACATGAGCATGCAATAGAATTTGCAAGTCATTTTTATTATCAGTCTCATAACGTAACGGATATAGAACACTATGATACCTTAAAGAAATTATCCGAAAAACTGGATAAACAATATCAATTAGAAGGAAATCGCTTATTTTATTTAGCAATGTCTCCTAATTTTTTTGGTGTTATCTCACAAAATTTAAAGGACCGAGACTTAATAACAACTACTGGGTTTAATAGATTGATTATTGAAAAACCATTTGGTCAAGATTTTGAAAGTGCCTTAGTATTAAATAATCAAATCAGAGCCTCTTTTGAGGAAAACCAAATATACCGTATAGATCATTATTTAGGGAAAGAAATGGTTCAAAATATCTCAGCTATCCGATTTGGTAATTACATGATTGAATCAATGTGGAATAGTCGTTACATTGATAATATTCAAATTACATTAGGTGAATCTCTTGGCGTGGAAGAACGTGGTGGATATTACGATACGAGTGGTGCTTTAAGAGATATGCTACAAAACCATATTTTACAAATCATTTCTTTATTAGCCATGGAACCCCCTACTCGCTTAAAAGATAAAGAAATCCGAACTGAAAAAATTAAAGCCTTGAAAGCTGTTCGACTATTAGAACCAGATGAAGTTTCAGACTACATGATTAGAGGTCAATACGGTCCTAGTCACAACGATATTAGCAAAAATTTAAATGGGTATCGTGAAGAAATGAATGTTGCACTAGATTCTCAAACAGAAACATTTGTTGCCGGAAAAATTATGATTGATAATTTTAGATGGACTGGTGTTCCCTTTTATTTCCGTACTGGGAAACGATTAACTAAAAAAGGGACACAAATTGATATTGAATTTAAAAACGTTCCGTTAAACTTGTTTGATAATAATGATGAACCTTTACCGGCTAATGTTCTTACCATTTATATTCAACCTACAGAAGGTTTTTCTTTAGAATTAAACACTAAAAAAATAGGTCTTGGTTTAGCGACAGAAACGTTACAGCTAGAGCATAAATATTCTGCTGAAACTACTGCAAATAGCCTTGAAGCCTATGAAAAACTTATTTTAGACTGTTTAAATGGAGATTCAACCAATTTCACTCACTGGGATGAAGTGGCGACTTCTTGGAAATTTGTTGATATTATCCGTAATCAATGGGACAAAGAAAAAGTAGATTTCCCTAATTATGCCAGTGGGTCTATGGGACCTATTGATAGTGAACAACTATTAATTAAAGACGGTTTTAAATGGCATTGGTGTCCTAACAAAAAATAA